A genomic stretch from Oleomonas cavernae includes:
- a CDS encoding ABC transporter permease, protein MNLHAVRAIYLFEMARTWRTLMQSIFSPVISTSLYFVVFGSAIGSRITEVNGVPYGAFIVPGLIMLSLMTESVSNASFGIYFPKFTGTIYEVLSAPVSATEVVLAYVGAAASKSIILGTIILATASLFVPLHIEHPLWLVLFLLLTALSFSLFGFIIGIWANGFEQLQFIPMLIITPLTFLGGSFYSIDMLPDFWRTVSLFNPVVYLISGFRWSFFGAADVDVAISLGMTLVFLAADLIIIGWIFKTGYRLKN, encoded by the coding sequence ATGAACCTCCACGCTGTCCGCGCGATCTATCTGTTCGAGATGGCGCGCACCTGGCGCACCCTGATGCAGAGCATCTTCTCGCCGGTGATCTCCACCTCGCTCTATTTCGTGGTCTTCGGCTCGGCCATCGGCTCGCGCATCACCGAGGTGAACGGCGTGCCCTACGGCGCCTTCATCGTGCCCGGCCTGATCATGCTGTCGCTGATGACGGAGAGCGTGTCCAACGCCTCCTTCGGGATCTACTTCCCCAAGTTCACCGGCACCATCTACGAGGTGCTGTCGGCCCCGGTTTCCGCGACGGAAGTCGTGCTCGCCTATGTCGGGGCGGCGGCCAGCAAGTCGATCATCTTAGGGACCATCATCCTGGCCACCGCCAGCCTGTTCGTGCCCCTGCATATCGAGCATCCGCTGTGGCTGGTGTTGTTCCTGCTGCTGACGGCGCTCAGCTTCAGCCTGTTCGGCTTCATCATCGGCATCTGGGCCAACGGTTTCGAGCAGTTGCAGTTCATTCCCATGCTGATCATCACGCCGCTGACCTTCCTGGGCGGCAGCTTCTATTCGATCGACATGCTGCCGGATTTCTGGCGCACGGTCAGCCTGTTCAACCCCGTGGTCTACCTGATCAGCGGCTTCCGCTGGAGCTTCTTTGGCGCCGCCGATGTCGATGTCGCCATCAGTTTAGGCATGACCCTGGTCTTCCTCGCGGCCGACCTGATCATCATCGGTTGGATCTTCAAGACCGGCTACCGCCTGAAGAACTGA
- a CDS encoding sulfotransferase-like domain-containing protein: protein MTQTRSPQQPLRLAMWSGPRNISTAMMRAFENRPDAVVVDEPLYGFYLKQTGLDHPGRDAIIAAMECDWRKVVDTLTQGPVGSGRTIHYQKHMTHHLLPQMGRDWLAQVTNCFLIRDPAEVIASYLEKRATVTLADIGVAEQAEIFDRAADRLGHAPPVIDGRDVQADPRAMLAALCRAVDIPFDEAMLAWPPGRRASDGVWAPHWYAAVEASTGFTPPAPPKAPPPGHEALIERAAPFYRRLYAHRLAAGS from the coding sequence TTGACCCAGACACGCTCGCCGCAACAGCCGCTTCGCCTCGCCATGTGGTCCGGCCCGCGCAATATATCAACCGCGATGATGCGGGCCTTCGAGAACCGGCCCGACGCCGTGGTGGTCGACGAGCCGCTCTATGGTTTCTATCTCAAGCAAACCGGTCTCGACCACCCCGGCCGGGATGCGATTATCGCAGCCATGGAATGCGACTGGCGCAAGGTCGTCGACACCCTCACGCAGGGGCCGGTCGGCAGCGGCCGGACGATCCACTACCAGAAGCACATGACCCATCACCTGCTGCCGCAGATGGGGCGGGACTGGCTTGCCCAGGTCACCAACTGCTTCCTGATCCGCGACCCGGCCGAGGTGATCGCCTCGTACCTCGAGAAGCGCGCGACCGTCACCCTGGCCGATATCGGCGTGGCCGAGCAGGCGGAAATCTTCGACCGCGCCGCCGACCGCCTGGGCCATGCCCCGCCGGTGATCGACGGCCGCGACGTCCAGGCCGATCCGCGCGCCATGCTGGCTGCCCTGTGCCGGGCCGTGGATATCCCCTTCGACGAGGCCATGCTGGCCTGGCCGCCCGGCCGGCGCGCCAGCGACGGCGTCTGGGCCCCGCACTGGTATGCCGCGGTCGAAGCCTCCACCGGCTTCACCCCGCCCGCGCCACCCAAGGCCCCGCCGCCGGGGCACGAGGCCCTGATCGAGCGGGCCGCGCCGTTCTACCGGCGGCTCTATGCGCACCGGCTGGCGGCGGGCAGTTGA
- a CDS encoding BMP family ABC transporter substrate-binding protein gives MSAFGRYLNPTRRGVLATGVGLAALVAGMPAAKAFELKGKPKIAFIYASTIKDGGWNEAMDAARKKVEADLGLTIATSESIPEEATAFRSAVDLYVKRGFNIIVGTSYGYSDPIAEAAKAYPEVAFLNASGTTNGANLESFYARTYEAWYLAGMAAGAVTGGKVGMLGGFPVGVVNWDLNAFLRGARAMKADAQMIGIYTNSWWDPVKEGQVAEAMLDQGADVIATDLSAASALNAAEKRGKYAVGYQIDMAAYAPNGILTSVVFKWENYLAPTLKNIIAGTWKPEEYGAFVGLATKTVDLTAFSAKLPPEALAKIEAARKAIEAGTLTPFDGPVTKQDGSVAVPAGEKMTDEALWAMDYFVEGAIGTMPAAAK, from the coding sequence ATGAGTGCCTTTGGTCGTTACCTCAATCCCACCCGCCGGGGCGTCCTGGCCACCGGCGTCGGGCTTGCCGCCCTGGTTGCCGGCATGCCCGCGGCCAAGGCCTTCGAACTGAAGGGCAAGCCCAAGATCGCCTTCATCTATGCCTCGACCATCAAGGACGGCGGCTGGAACGAGGCCATGGACGCCGCGCGCAAGAAGGTCGAGGCGGACCTGGGGCTCACCATCGCCACGTCGGAAAGCATCCCGGAGGAGGCAACGGCGTTCCGCTCGGCGGTGGATCTTTATGTGAAGCGCGGCTTCAACATCATCGTCGGCACCTCCTACGGTTACAGCGATCCGATCGCGGAGGCGGCCAAGGCCTATCCGGAAGTGGCTTTCCTCAATGCCTCGGGCACCACCAACGGCGCCAACCTGGAGAGTTTCTACGCCCGCACCTACGAGGCCTGGTACCTGGCCGGCATGGCGGCGGGGGCGGTGACCGGCGGCAAGGTCGGCATGCTGGGCGGCTTCCCCGTCGGCGTCGTCAACTGGGACCTGAACGCCTTCCTGCGCGGCGCCCGCGCCATGAAGGCCGATGCCCAGATGATCGGCATCTATACCAATTCCTGGTGGGACCCGGTGAAGGAAGGCCAGGTCGCCGAGGCCATGCTGGACCAGGGCGCCGATGTCATCGCCACCGACCTCAGCGCGGCTTCCGCCCTCAACGCGGCCGAGAAGCGCGGCAAGTATGCCGTGGGCTACCAGATCGACATGGCCGCCTATGCCCCCAACGGCATCCTGACCTCGGTCGTCTTCAAGTGGGAAAACTACCTGGCCCCTACGCTCAAGAACATCATCGCCGGCACCTGGAAGCCCGAGGAATACGGCGCCTTCGTCGGCCTCGCCACCAAGACCGTCGACCTGACGGCCTTCAGCGCCAAGCTCCCGCCGGAAGCCCTGGCCAAGATCGAGGCGGCGCGCAAGGCGATCGAGGCCGGCACCTTGACCCCGTTCGACGGCCCGGTGACCAAGCAGGACGGCAGCGTGGCCGTGCCCGCGGGCGAGAAGATGACCGACGAGGCGCTGTGGGCCATGGACTACTTCGTCGAGGGCGCCATCGGCACCATGCCGGCGGCCGCGAAGTAA
- a CDS encoding response regulator, producing MGQRILVVEDEAFIAFFLDTVLTEAGYEVIGPVDDALSAMRVAAEERPDLALMDIRLKGELDGVTATRHLVEILGVPVVVVSANASQAIDSLRSLTNYILGKPVASEELVSTVREALAA from the coding sequence ATGGGGCAGCGAATCCTGGTGGTCGAGGACGAGGCATTCATCGCCTTCTTTCTCGACACCGTCCTGACCGAAGCGGGCTACGAGGTGATCGGCCCGGTTGACGACGCCCTCTCGGCGATGCGTGTCGCGGCCGAGGAGCGCCCGGACCTTGCCCTGATGGATATCCGCCTGAAGGGCGAACTCGACGGCGTCACCGCCACCCGCCACCTGGTGGAAATCCTGGGCGTGCCCGTCGTGGTGGTCAGCGCCAACGCCTCCCAGGCGATTGACAGCCTGCGTTCCTTGACCAACTACATCCTGGGCAAGCCGGTTGCCTCGGAAGAACTCGTCAGCACCGTGCGCGAGGCGCTTGCCGCCTGA
- a CDS encoding ABC transporter ATP-binding protein: MISIICGLVKASTGHVVADGHDIVADYRAARAKIGLVPQELTTDSFESVWATVSFSRGLFGKPANPAFIEKVLRDLSLWDKKDSKIMTLSGGMKRRVMIAKALSHEPRILFLDEPTAGVDVELRRDMWNMVRALRETGVTVILTTHYIDEAEEMADRIGVINKGEIILVEDKAELMRKLGRKQLTLQLQSPLARIPESLAGFKLDLAGTGAELVYTYDTQGERTGITALLAAIGEAGIRFKDLQTSQSSLEEIFVNLVREQR, encoded by the coding sequence CTGATCAGCATCATCTGCGGCCTGGTCAAGGCCAGCACCGGCCATGTGGTGGCCGACGGTCACGACATCGTCGCCGACTATCGGGCCGCCCGCGCCAAGATCGGCCTGGTGCCCCAGGAACTGACCACCGATTCCTTTGAATCGGTCTGGGCCACGGTCAGCTTCAGCCGCGGCCTGTTCGGCAAGCCGGCCAACCCGGCCTTTATCGAGAAGGTGCTGCGCGACCTCTCGCTGTGGGACAAGAAGGACAGCAAGATCATGACCCTGTCGGGGGGCATGAAGCGCCGGGTGATGATCGCCAAGGCCCTGTCCCACGAACCGCGCATCCTGTTTCTGGACGAGCCCACCGCCGGCGTCGATGTCGAGCTGCGCCGCGACATGTGGAACATGGTCCGCGCCCTGCGCGAGACCGGCGTCACCGTGATCCTGACCACCCACTACATCGACGAGGCCGAGGAAATGGCCGACCGCATCGGGGTGATCAACAAGGGCGAGATCATCCTGGTCGAGGACAAGGCCGAGCTGATGCGCAAGCTGGGGCGCAAGCAGTTGACCCTGCAACTGCAAAGCCCGCTGGCGCGGATCCCTGAAAGCCTGGCCGGCTTCAAGCTCGACCTGGCCGGCACCGGCGCGGAGCTGGTCTACACCTACGACACCCAGGGCGAGCGCACGGGCATCACCGCCCTGCTGGCCGCCATCGGCGAGGCCGGCATCCGCTTCAAGGACCTGCAGACCAGCCAGAGCTCGCTGGAAGAAATCTTCGTCAACCTGGTGAGGGAACAGCGATGA
- a CDS encoding ABC transporter permease, with protein MFERISLVRRQDVPLATRLATFAGGLAVGIGLSALLLWFAGVPGDALVDELFVQVFLSSDGLAQTVTGAAPLILVGLSSAFATRVRFWNIGIEGQLWWGAIAAAAIGIYDIGPPVLRPVLMLLAACLAGAAWIGLPLWLKVRYSISETVLTLLLTNIAFLFVQHLLFGAWKDPATGFPVSPQMQPAEQLAKFGWGNVGLSIVIALAVALLLWLLIDRSRLGIYARAVGLNATTAKATGLPVTMTITMLVLLSGALSGLAGGLAVAATEYRLTQFLGGNYTFSGIVIGFLARTHPLGVVVAAFCVAGMFTAGSSLKVFYSLSDAVVVLIEGIILMSLLAAQFFATYKVALARRSVAA; from the coding sequence ATGTTTGAACGGATCTCCCTGGTCCGGCGCCAGGATGTGCCGCTCGCCACCAGGCTGGCGACATTCGCCGGCGGCCTGGCCGTCGGCATCGGCCTGTCCGCCCTGCTGCTGTGGTTTGCCGGGGTGCCGGGCGATGCCCTGGTCGATGAATTGTTCGTCCAGGTGTTCCTCTCGTCCGACGGCCTGGCCCAGACCGTGACCGGTGCCGCGCCGTTGATCCTGGTCGGCCTGTCGTCGGCCTTTGCCACGCGGGTACGCTTCTGGAACATCGGCATCGAGGGGCAATTGTGGTGGGGTGCCATCGCCGCCGCCGCCATCGGCATCTACGACATCGGCCCGCCGGTGCTGCGCCCCGTGCTCATGCTGCTGGCCGCCTGCCTGGCCGGCGCAGCCTGGATCGGCCTGCCCCTGTGGCTCAAGGTGCGTTACAGCATTTCCGAGACGGTGCTGACCCTGCTCTTGACCAACATCGCCTTCCTGTTCGTGCAGCACCTGCTGTTCGGCGCCTGGAAGGACCCGGCCACCGGCTTTCCGGTCTCGCCCCAGATGCAGCCGGCCGAGCAACTGGCCAAATTCGGCTGGGGCAATGTCGGGCTGAGCATCGTCATCGCCCTGGCCGTTGCCCTCCTCCTTTGGTTGCTGATCGATCGCAGCCGGCTGGGCATCTATGCCAGGGCGGTGGGCCTGAACGCGACCACGGCCAAGGCGACCGGCCTGCCGGTGACCATGACGATTACCATGCTGGTGCTGCTGTCGGGTGCCCTGTCGGGCCTGGCGGGCGGACTGGCCGTGGCGGCCACCGAATACCGCCTGACCCAGTTCCTGGGCGGCAACTATACCTTCAGCGGCATCGTCATCGGCTTCCTGGCGCGCACCCACCCCCTGGGCGTGGTGGTCGCGGCCTTCTGCGTCGCCGGCATGTTCACCGCCGGCTCCTCGCTCAAGGTGTTCTATTCCCTGTCGGATGCGGTGGTGGTGCTGATCGAGGGCATCATCTTGATGAGCCTGCTCGCCGCCCAGTTCTTCGCCACCTACAAGGTGGCGCTCGCCCGGCGGAGCGTCGCGGCATGA
- a CDS encoding isopenicillin N synthase family dioxygenase yields the protein MALIQTGNGARAMASTGLSAQTVPFTEIPIIDFAPMAGGGDAAREAVGLAVREACIKVGFFYARNSGVSPATVAETYRAARNFFALPLATKQAIHIGQSTNHRGYVPLLEENTDPTARGDLHEAFDMALEVPADDADVLAGQSLYGPNVWPDGPPGFRAAMNAYYAEIYQFGRKIFRAFAIALDLGEYYFEPHITKPTAQLRVLHYPSQDGPVDDRQIGIGAHSDYECFTILSQEDVPALQLLNSAGQWVHAPPIPDTFIVNVGDMMARWTNDIFKSTVHRAINRSGRERYSIPFFFGPNFTTPVEVFPTCAGPGNPAKYPPTTAGQYILSRFDETFAYRKKPAEPA from the coding sequence ATGGCCTTGATCCAGACGGGGAACGGTGCGCGGGCGATGGCCTCCACGGGGCTTTCTGCCCAGACGGTTCCCTTCACGGAAATCCCCATCATCGATTTCGCCCCGATGGCCGGCGGCGGTGACGCCGCGCGTGAGGCTGTCGGCCTGGCCGTGCGCGAGGCCTGCATCAAGGTCGGCTTCTTCTATGCCAGGAACAGTGGCGTGAGCCCCGCGACGGTGGCCGAGACCTATCGGGCGGCGCGCAATTTCTTCGCCCTGCCGCTGGCGACCAAGCAGGCGATCCACATCGGCCAGTCGACCAACCACCGCGGCTATGTCCCCCTGCTGGAGGAGAACACCGATCCCACGGCCCGGGGCGACCTGCACGAGGCCTTCGACATGGCGCTGGAAGTACCGGCCGACGACGCGGACGTGCTGGCCGGCCAATCGCTCTACGGCCCCAATGTGTGGCCCGATGGCCCGCCTGGTTTCCGCGCGGCGATGAATGCCTACTACGCGGAAATCTACCAGTTCGGCCGCAAGATCTTCCGCGCCTTCGCCATCGCCCTGGACCTGGGCGAATACTATTTCGAGCCGCACATCACCAAGCCCACGGCCCAACTGCGCGTGCTGCATTATCCAAGCCAGGATGGCCCGGTGGACGACCGCCAGATCGGCATCGGTGCCCATTCCGACTATGAATGCTTCACCATCCTGTCGCAGGAAGACGTGCCCGCCCTGCAACTGCTGAACAGCGCCGGGCAGTGGGTTCACGCCCCGCCGATCCCCGACACCTTCATCGTCAACGTCGGCGACATGATGGCCCGCTGGACCAACGACATCTTCAAGTCGACGGTGCACCGCGCGATCAACCGCTCGGGCCGCGAGCGCTATTCGATCCCGTTCTTCTTCGGGCCGAATTTTACCACGCCGGTCGAGGTCTTCCCGACCTGCGCCGGCCCCGGCAACCCGGCCAAATACCCGCCGACCACCGCCGGGCAATACATCCTGTCGCGCTTCGACGAGACCTTCGCCTACCGCAAGAAACCGGCCGAACCGGCCTGA
- a CDS encoding ATP-binding cassette domain-containing protein gives MGDLTVAENLGLTMLRQSGLNRGFLIDRAALRKRAEAAIAAYSIAGAAPNRTSRLLSGGNAQKLILAREIDPDLTVLVAHSPTRGLDVKACLFVHQAIKACVEAGAACLLISEDLEEVLSLSTRVAVMCAGRIAGEMPVGEATPERIGKLMMGHV, from the coding sequence GTGGGCGACCTGACGGTGGCGGAAAACCTGGGCCTCACCATGCTGCGCCAGAGCGGCCTGAACCGGGGCTTCCTGATCGACCGGGCGGCGCTGCGCAAGCGGGCCGAGGCGGCGATCGCGGCCTACAGCATCGCCGGGGCGGCGCCCAACCGGACCAGCCGCCTGCTCTCGGGCGGCAATGCCCAGAAGCTGATCCTGGCGCGCGAGATCGACCCGGACCTGACCGTGCTGGTCGCCCATTCGCCCACCCGCGGCCTGGACGTGAAGGCCTGCCTGTTCGTGCACCAGGCGATCAAGGCCTGTGTCGAGGCCGGTGCCGCCTGCCTGCTGATCAGCGAGGATCTGGAGGAGGTGCTGTCGCTCTCCACCCGGGTCGCGGTGATGTGCGCCGGGCGGATCGCCGGGGAAATGCCTGTGGGCGAGGCGACGCCGGAGCGGATCGGCAAATTGATGATGGGCCATGTTTGA
- a CDS encoding ATP-binding cassette domain-containing protein yields the protein MQPALSGGAERPHRLRPALSLTRITKSFGERKVLDEAAFTVRWGEVHALLGENGAGKSTIMNVATGVYAADAGEVAVDEQEIAIRGPADAARAGIGMVHQHFRLVNCFSVAENILLAAGNLVPGVTNLRSAAKAVEAKGREVGLTVRANARIDDLSVAERQRVEILKVLILGARIVILDEPTAVLTDDEARSLLVFVRRLAQAGCAVVLITHKLREVLDHSDRVTVMRQGRTVLADAQTVGLDAGELARQMVGDRVARVTPVTAAPGADRLTLRNLTVPRRDGTLGIEGVSLTLRAGEILGIAGVGGNGQQQLADGLIGLDRVTAGEALIGTDDITHLSVAQRRARGLRIIPPTASPVAWWAT from the coding sequence ATGCAGCCTGCCCTGTCCGGTGGGGCCGAGCGGCCCCACCGCCTGCGTCCCGCCCTGTCGCTGACACGCATCACCAAGAGTTTCGGCGAGCGCAAGGTGCTGGACGAGGCCGCCTTCACCGTGCGCTGGGGCGAGGTCCATGCCCTGCTGGGCGAGAACGGCGCCGGCAAGTCGACGATCATGAATGTCGCCACCGGCGTCTATGCCGCCGACGCAGGGGAAGTGGCGGTCGACGAGCAGGAGATCGCCATCCGCGGTCCGGCCGATGCGGCCAGGGCCGGCATCGGCATGGTGCACCAGCATTTCCGCCTGGTGAATTGCTTCTCCGTCGCCGAGAACATCCTGCTCGCCGCCGGCAATCTGGTGCCCGGCGTCACCAACCTGCGCAGCGCCGCCAAGGCGGTGGAGGCCAAGGGCCGCGAGGTGGGCCTCACCGTGCGTGCCAATGCCCGGATCGACGACCTGTCGGTGGCAGAACGCCAGCGCGTGGAAATTCTCAAGGTGCTGATCCTGGGCGCCCGGATCGTCATCCTCGACGAGCCCACCGCCGTGCTGACCGATGACGAGGCCAGGTCGCTGCTGGTCTTCGTGCGCCGGCTGGCCCAGGCGGGCTGTGCCGTGGTGCTGATCACCCACAAGCTGCGCGAGGTACTGGACCACAGCGACCGGGTCACGGTGATGCGCCAGGGCAGGACCGTCCTGGCCGATGCGCAGACCGTGGGCCTGGATGCCGGCGAACTTGCGCGCCAGATGGTCGGCGACCGCGTCGCCCGGGTCACCCCGGTGACCGCGGCGCCCGGTGCCGACCGCCTGACCCTGCGTAACCTCACCGTGCCGCGCCGTGACGGTACCCTTGGGATCGAGGGTGTGAGCCTCACCCTGCGGGCGGGCGAAATTCTCGGCATCGCCGGCGTGGGCGGCAACGGCCAGCAGCAACTGGCCGACGGCCTGATCGGCCTCGACCGCGTCACTGCCGGCGAGGCCCTGATCGGGACCGACGATATTACCCACCTCTCCGTGGCGCAGCGGCGGGCGCGGGGCCTGCGCATCATCCCTCCGACCGCTTCGCCAGTGGCCTGGTGGGCGACCTGA
- a CDS encoding EthD domain-containing protein, with protein MIKLVYCIRKRTDLPAEEFRKYWLEQHGPLVRSVAAQINAAKYVQSHTVEPGLNGVLQQSRGLAEPYDGITEVWWEDVADLHAAMATAEGRAAMGRLVDDESKFIDFAHSRVFMTEEQVIFD; from the coding sequence GTGATCAAACTGGTCTACTGCATCCGCAAGCGCACGGATCTTCCCGCCGAAGAGTTTCGCAAGTACTGGCTGGAACAGCACGGGCCGCTGGTGCGCAGCGTCGCGGCGCAGATCAACGCGGCCAAATATGTCCAGAGCCACACGGTCGAACCCGGCCTGAACGGTGTCCTCCAGCAATCCCGCGGCCTGGCCGAGCCCTATGACGGCATCACCGAGGTCTGGTGGGAGGATGTCGCCGATCTCCATGCCGCCATGGCCACGGCAGAGGGCCGCGCCGCCATGGGCCGCCTGGTCGACGACGAATCAAAATTCATCGATTTCGCCCATTCCCGCGTCTTCATGACCGAGGAACAGGTCATTTTCGACTGA